The window CCGGTGAAGGCGCTTTCCACGCTGCCGCCGCAGGCCGGGGACACGTGGAAGCTCATCCAAAAGGGCGGCCCGTACCCGTATCCGCGCAACGACGACGTCGTGTTCGACAACCGCGAGAAACGGTTGCCCGCCAAGAAGTCCGGCTACTACCACGAGTACACCGTGAAGACGCCGGGCAGCGCCGACCGCGGCGCGCGGCGGCTGATCACGGGGCAGGCGCACGAGCTGTACTACACCGGCGACCACTACGCGTCGTTCGTCGTCGTGGACCCGGCTCGATGAGCGCCTCGGAGCAGGCGAAGGCCGCCGCGGAAGCGGCCTTCGCGAGGGGCGCGTACCCGCACCTGGTGAACTCGCGCCCGACCGTGGACAAGGCCAGCACGCTGAGCGCGTTCGCCGACGCACTGTCCTTTCCGGACTACTTCGGCCACAACCTCGACGCGCTCTACGACTGCCTGACCGACCTTTCCTGGCTGCCGCAGGGCGAGCACGTGCTGATCTGGCCGGGCTCGGAGGCACTGCGCACGGCCGAACCCAAGACGTACCTGGCGATCCGCAGCGTGCTTTCCGACGCGCAGCGCGCGCTCGGCCCGAGCGGCCGCAGCGCCGGTTCGTGGCGGCTCACGGTCGTGCTGCCGGACGCCTGAGCCGCCACGCCGGGAACGTCAGTCCTGGGGGACCCAGTTCGGCTTGCGCTTCTGGGTGAAGGCCAGGATGCCCTCCTGGCCTTCTTCGCTCGCGAAGAACTTCGCCGACAGCCCGAGCATCTCCTCGAAACCCTCCGACGGCGTCGCGGGGCGGGGACGGCTCAGCAGCGCCTTCGTCTCAGCCAGCGCCGTCGGGCCACCCGCCGCCAGTGCCTTGACGAACCGCGCGACCTCGGCGTCCAGTTCGGCCGCGGGCACCGCCGAGTTCAGCAGGCCGATCTCCACCGCGCGGCGCGCGTCGAACGTGTCGCCGGTGAGGAACAGCTCGTGCGCCGCGCGGGGGTTGAGGCGGGGCAGGACCGTCAGGGAGATGACCGCCGGGACGACGCCGATGCGGACCTCCGAGAACGCGAACGTCGCTTCCGACACCGCCACGGCGATGTCACACGCCGCCACCATGCCGATGCCGCCGGCGCGCGCGGGGCCGGCCACGCGCGCGACCACCGGCTTCGGGCTGGTCCACAGCTGCTCGAGGATCTTCGGGAACTCGTTCACGCCCTGGTCGCCCGCGCCGGCGCCGCGGGCCTCCTTGAGGTCCATCCCC of the Amycolatopsis sp. NBC_01488 genome contains:
- a CDS encoding ribonuclease domain-containing protein; the encoded protein is MFNRRRITAALIGLLVLVLGGWLVKDVLSGGSPAAAPAPSSSANAPAKGGAAVPGADSGLPVKALSTLPPQAGDTWKLIQKGGPYPYPRNDDVVFDNREKRLPAKKSGYYHEYTVKTPGSADRGARRLITGQAHELYYTGDHYASFVVVDPAR
- a CDS encoding barstar family protein produces the protein MSASEQAKAAAEAAFARGAYPHLVNSRPTVDKASTLSAFADALSFPDYFGHNLDALYDCLTDLSWLPQGEHVLIWPGSEALRTAEPKTYLAIRSVLSDAQRALGPSGRSAGSWRLTVVLPDA
- a CDS encoding enoyl-CoA hydratase family protein, coding for MADELVHYDVVGGTATITLDSPHNRNALSAQLRRELSDSLAKAAADDAVRVVVLTHTGPVFCAGMDLKEARGAGAGDQGVNEFPKILEQLWTSPKPVVARVAGPARAGGIGMVAACDIAVAVSEATFAFSEVRIGVVPAVISLTVLPRLNPRAAHELFLTGDTFDARRAVEIGLLNSAVPAAELDAEVARFVKALAAGGPTALAETKALLSRPRPATPSEGFEEMLGLSAKFFASEEGQEGILAFTQKRKPNWVPQD